The DNA window AAAATATACAGTCTTCAGCTTCAAATGAAAAAACTcactataaaatattaaaatatttgagtattatataaatccaaggaaaaacaaattattaattGATAGGATTGTAATTCAACTTTCAGTGTAATTCATTTCTGTTCATGAATGCTGGGCTAAAATCCTGGCTGAAAAAATGCACTCCATCACCTTCTGCGAGTCAGAAATTGGATTTAATTCCATTTAGTCTGTTTGGCCAGTTGAAATATCAGGAGTTCACAGTCATTTAAAAGATCAGACAATGCTTTTCATTAATGTCaagattttttccaaatgttgTGCACTAGAATATCCTGCCTTGATCCACTGTGTTGTGTTATGCACTAATTGTCCTTtaccctccccttccccactgAGATACCAGTTACAGGATATTATTTAAGAATTTAATAGGTATTAACTATTGTTGCATATTATCTGTtgttatgttttttaaaaagtagatttaaaatccagaaaatgAAGTTACTGAACCAAGCAGAAATTTACTGTAAAACTGTTCCTCTAAAAGTTGTCATAAAACTCAATGCCCAATTTAATTCCAAAACATGAGGGAAGAGGCTGGAAATGAGGAGTGTTATTTTCATTGCCTTCTAATTGTTCCAAGCAGCTTTTCTGGGTACAGCCAGAGCAGTAAAAGTGCTGATATTTCTCACTTCAAGCCTTACAAGGTCAAGCATTTATCTCAAAAGATAAATTTATCTCGAAAGAAAAATTTGTCTCAAAAGAACCACCTGAAAAAGGCTGGGTGCATTTACCCCCAGTACTGCTGGGCCCACATGCAAAAACCTCAGTGGAAAATTAGCAGTGCACATTTTCATAATCCAATCTTTCATTTAGATAATGCAAAGTCTCCCTAATTGTTTCTGTGGTGCTTGATTGGAGCTGGAGTGGGGCTGTAGGAGTGTCATCCCTCAGGGACCAGGGATCATCATGCAAATGAGATCTGGATCTTGTCAGGCTGCCTGCCATGGATGAAATTTTAACTAGGTGAAGCCTGGTACAGGAGATTTGCTTAGAACTGCTGAAAAATATTAGTAAAATTCTGGAAACTCGTTTTTCCTGCTTTGATAGCAATGGTAATGACTAAAGATTAATTTTAGcattgaccaaaaaaaaaaaaaaaaagtaattgcaGTATTTAAAACCCTGGGGCAAATCAGAGGAAATGCTTTGGAAAGGATAATTATACCTGTATAAGGAAGATCTGTTTAATAGCATTAACTGGCCCAATTAAGGAGAAGTGGAGGAAGGGCCAATCTGTTACTTCTTTAACTGTACACTGAAAAAGTAGTTTCAATATTTGAGCAGTAAAtactggtttggttttttccaggatGATTCCCCAAGGTTTAAACATTTTAAGAAGCATTGAAGGGATCTTGTCTCCAGGTGTCCATAACATCCCAGAGGTGTTTCAAGAGGGACATGGCAGTCGGTAAAATTCTCATCTGGCATAATCCCATTCTAAACATCCCTAAAAGATAATTCTTAAGTGAGGGAAGATGGGACAAAAAGAGGATTCTTTGCTGTTCCACAACAGCAGCAGGTTGGACTGTTTGCCAGTGCAGAGTGGTGAGGGCAGAGGAGGATCTGCTGCCAGGAGTTTTCCCCAGGGCTTCCCTGCTCTCACAAAcagtgatgtgtgtgtgtgtttttaatgCAGGTGTGGAGCACACAGGTGTGTGCACACAGCAACACCTACCAACCAACACGGGCATTTCGTGTCAGAGCATTCCAGGGCACATACTCAGAGATATCAGCAGGCATGGATTTTACCAGGGGGAGTAGAGAGAACAGAGTTTAAGAGGGTTTTAATCCTCATCTTTCATTTCCTTGCTGTAGTGCTGCCATTGCTTCTGGCACTGTGCTCAGATCGTGAGTGGTACAAAAGTTTTAGTTGAAAGCAAAGGCCAAAGCTCAGTTGGTGCAGTTGCCCAGGGGTAGTGGCACTGTGtgcacagggcagcactggccTCTTCAGAGTTGGAGTGCagagaggggattttttttctctgcatgtgTTTAATTTGAGCTTCCCAAAGCAGCCAGTTGGAACTGCAGAACGTAATTTAGGCAACAGCCAGCTCTGGCATTGTTAAAGCAAACACCCTTTACAACCCAGAtaggcagcagcacaaaggcacTCTCTGCTATCACCCACAGAACCCAGAAACCACTGCAGACAGCACAGGGAATAATTACTTaaataaaacaagcaaacatTCCATTAAAACAGGATGATGTAATCAGGAAAAGATAGCTAGAAATTTTAGAGTTAACAGCCTCAAAATCTGAATagtaaaaagcatttttattttgcaaagttTAAAGCTGAAAAGGGGCTCATTGTCTCTTTTCCAGTGAGAATATCAGGAGTGGTAAGAAGTCAAACAGGCAGGATGTGATGGGCTGTTACAGTAAAATACAAGATCTGCCACGTGCAAAAAAGATTTGGTGTGAGAGGTGGCAGGAGAGAAATGAGCACTCAGCAGGAGCAATGGGTCTGTTTGGTTTATTCAAGTCCACATCCTACAGTAGCTCTACACAGTTTTATTCAAGTAGAATGATCTAGTCCAAGGAGAGGTTCTCTGAGCCCTGTGCTTCAATTAATCTAATTTTATTGATTAACTGCAGATACCTCATCCCTCCTATTAACCAACCCTATGCATGACCAGTGTGCAGTCCACTGTGCTTAGCAAAGAAATAACCAACTCAAGGCTTTCATGGGGCAGTCCtttaatgaataataaaaatttgaatGGCACCACCACAGCCTCTCTTCTCAATCTCAGctactaaaaataaaagcaggagcCAAGGAAAGATGCTGACACTGTTACctgttaagatttttttcatcaaTTAGTCACTTTATCCTCTCCTACTGAATGTTATGTCCAAAtgtttatataataatataaaatctCATTATTCAccttgaaaataatatttttcctataatggaaaagagaaaaatgcagggATTTTAAAAGACTGGTGAAAGCCACCATAGATGTCCAGAAAAGACTGCACATCTCGTGATCCCTGATCGAGGGACAGCACCAACCTCTCAAACACATGGCTTTGATCTGCTCTGCATAAGTTAACAAATTGGTTAAGCAGTGTACTTGGAAAATTTTGATTCTCATCCTACATTTCTTCAGCTGAGGGCTGCTCAGCTCTagattttttattataaatggCTACTTGTGAAATTGTGTGGAGTTAGGCTAAGTCCTGAGTTTTCCTATGACATGGAAATATCCAGCCTAGATCTCAAATTCTCACTTCATCGTCTCTCAGACAAGTGTGTATTCCTGACTGACAAACAACCAGCTTCAACATGTTGCTGTAAGGCACACAATGAATTATAGACCCTGCTCCAAAACTGGGAATGTattaatgctgctgctgcaattgcaTACAAATCTTATTTTGGGAAAACGTGATGCATCTGCCCCAAAGTATGTAACCAGGATTTTCCAGCAGGTAAGTGTGAGGTCAAATGGAAATGCTGCATGTTGAACCAGATGTTATTACCCAACAGTGTCTATAAACAAGGCAGAATCAGAATCAAAGCCTCTTGCCTTTTTTCACTGATAGCCTTTCCATTCAGTAGAGCTAGAGCTGCATTTTGGTGCTTTGCTGTGGAAGCAGCACATTCCTGACTGTTGTTAGAATTACAAATGAGCAACACTGAAACTaatgcaaagaagaaaagagctgCTGGGcctgtggcagtgcccaggtggagcaggtgctgctgcaggaatcaGAGAGTGATGGACTTGGACATCCACATGCAGCACAGAGAATGGAACTGACAATATCCCAACGTTCAACAAGcagcattattttttaaaatgtccttCACGGTGGGTATGACTCTCCAAACCAGGAATGCAGCAGATGAGTAGGTAGCAAAGCAGTCCAGTTGTGTGTTGAGCAAATTCCAAGTTCAGTAATTACACTCTGCTCTTAAATTCCCCCCACAGCTCAGTTGGAATAAAGCTCTTTtttctgcctgtcccagagcattGTGCAGTGTTTCTGTGAAGCTGTACAACACTGAAAAATATCTCCTCCCATTAAAACTGCAAGGGAATTGAGGTAGACAGAAAGTTATTACCAGAGTTGGAATGTGGGCAGAACACCAAGGTTCACTTACACTTGCATGGGGATCAAGAGATCTTTGCTGACAAGGAGTGTCAGACCCTTATTAAAGAGCACAAGTGGGAATAGCTCACTGTGCTGCCTGAATACAAACCCAGGAACTTGGGATCTCCACCTCTGGAAGCGACCCAACACCTGGGATGTTTCCTAACAAATCATTCTGTAAAAGCCTCTGATGTTGCAGAGTATCTTAGCATTATCTTATGTGGTTATTTAGTAATATTCATGAAATTATTTGCTGATAAAAAAAGTTCCAGaaacttttgtttttcaaagccCCCATGAACTAAAaccaaactgcattttaaaaaagtctACCATGAGAAAAGCAGCAATATAGCCCAAATATGCTGAGGGAACTGTTTTAATTTCAGTAAATAGATACACCAAGAACCCCACAGAGTATTTAAGTATTTAAGCAATCTGAGCCAGGCCTGCAGCAGGACTGAAAGCCTTCTGTGTTATGTTAAATAGACAGCTGTAACAGTTTTCTTACCCTCCAAAGCAGGagtcatttaaaatatttaggtAACTGACTCCCAAATTAATTTCTACCCCAAAAATTTATTCTTACTAAACAAGAATAATTTAGAACATTCACTGTACAAATTCCcgcaggaaggaaaaaactccaaatcCATCACATACACCGAGTCTGTTCTTTgtattttgtgccttttttctttccttttcttcctgtagTTGCCATTCTTCTttcagctcagggcagctctgagcttgGGGCTTTAATTTCCCTCATTTCTTTACACTCGAATTTTTTGTATGTCCTTGTGCGCAGCCACCTGAGGATGAGCAGCACGGCGAGGCCGATGCCAGCAGTGAGGAGCACCACGGTGACCACGGCACCAATGCCGGCTGCCAGCTGCCTCATGGAGAACTCTGGGGGCTTTTCATCCACGTAGTAAATCCCAAGCTTCTCAATGGCCAGAGCATCTCCATTGACCGACACAGTTAATTTGCTGTTGGATGGGAACACTGAGTCGTTGTTCACGTCTTTTTCAAAGTAATAGGCCGCGTCAGCTATATCTACATCCCACCTGGGCTTCTTGTTCTGCTCCAGGCGGATTTGGATGAGGGGGGGCTCGTACTTGATGGCAGCGATGTACTTGGGGTGCAGCTTGTACCTGCTCTCAAAGAGCTGCGTCAGGGCCTTGGCCACGGCGGGAAGGGCGAAGGCGCTGGAGCTCCTCTTGTGTGTCAGCTCGATGTAGATCCACCTGGTGCGCACCAGCTcgctgcagctcaggctgctgcctcccctctcGCTCCTGCGCACGCCCGCCGTGTTCAcgcaccagcagctgctggaccGGTTGCACTGCCGGGCCTTGAACACGCCGCTGTCCTCGCACTCGGGGTCGTACATGCCGTCGCTGTCGGACACCGCCTGGGGAGGTCTCCAGAGGCGCTTCTCCTTCAGGGGGATCATTTCTGCCTTCATCAGGAAGCATTTAGAAGTCAGGGTTGAGCAGTCTACAGGGTGATGTGAACCTGCCAGCCTGCAGGTGCAGTTCCCTGGGCCGtcctgggcacacactgcccACTTGTTGGTCGCACAGGTACAGCTGTCATGGGCTGGTGAAGCGACTGccagcagcaaacccagcacAACCCCAAAGAGAGGCTCCATAGTGCAGGAGAAAAGCACAGATAAAGTCCTGAGCGACAGCAGGCAGCATCCAAAGCTTTAATCCACTGATGGAGGCTGCTCATTCCTACACACTGGCGTGCTGCTCCCTTTATTGATTCAAATCAGACCCACCAAACAGGTTCTTCTTCCAAAACAACTGCCAtctccttcccaaatcccagtcaacagcttcccagctccctgttaGCTCTCAGGGAGTGGCACCTGCCTCCAGCTGCCTCCCTCGCTCCTGCTTGATGAAGAAAcaacagggaagaaaagagcAGCCAAGCTCCTGCCATGGGCTCCCGTTATGGATTAAAGACAAGCAGCTGGCCCTTTTCCTTATTTAGACTTTGTATGGACTGTATGCAAATGGCTGTTTAAGAGGTTCTTCCACTTCTGCAGGAAGTCCTACTCCTCCACTTCCATCATGGTTGTTCCTGTGTCTTTCACTGCACAGCATCTCTTATCATTCCACTATCTAGATTCTTATCAGTTATGGACTTTCTACTTTCATAGctttattaaataaaaccttTGGGAGTTTGATGGTTGCTGCCTGGGGCAACTGCTGTTCCAAGAGGAATCACAGCTGATCAGGCTgatggctgctctcctgcagaaATCAGCCTCATTTTCCAGCATGGAAAGCTTCTCTCCCACCTTCCCTTTGGCACATGCTTATTCCAAGGCAGCGCTAGGAATACTGATTTTCATGCTTGTGTTGCCCTTACAAAGTTGTTTGTTATTTCTTAAGAAATTTTTCAATCTGAACTTTAATAATGCCTGTCACAGAACACTCCAGTGGCTCCCAACTCTCCCAGTGATCTACAAACCTGTCTTACCATTTCCATGTGCTTTGGCAGCATtacaacaaaatgcaaacaaaaagttTGCATTAAGTCAATGCCATTCATCTGATTTGTCAAACCCTGTCAGACTGTTTAGAAATCATTATTTTGAGAGCAGCgatgagcacagagcagtgtgtgcactgcactcccagccacgTGCCCTGCAGTCAGCTCCTACCTGGGAGCTGCTCACCTGAGCACTGCCccacttccagctgcagctcctgcactcgTGGCTCTGTGCACACTGGGGAGgaccctgcctgccagggaatGGCTGTAAAATCAGAGCTCCACATGGAAATGGGATGTAAATACCCTCTGCCAAAGCAGGACACAATCTGGATATTCCTTCAGGTAGTAATAACTGCAGTTAGCTTTCTTGGAAAATAATTGAGATCTACAGCTAAAACTATTATTAAAACTGCCAGGTAAGTCAATTTGTCATGTTGATGATTCTGTAATAGTTTAGCAActcttttcccatttctaaGTCATTCATTTACCCACGCTACAATAatgtccttttttcttttaattttcacatCCTTCCTTCAAAGTCAAAATCCATTTAACTATCACCTATCTCCTCATATCTTGTCtctattttatttcacagtatTTAAATGCCAAATGTGAAATATAGTTCAAAATAAAAGTGCACTTCTTCAttgactttttcttttattggtGGATTTTCCCCTCTGTAAATAAGGAAGGAATGGACTTATTTTAAAGACAAGTTTTTCCAACTATATATATCTCCaactacatatatatatatatgtgtgtatatatatatatccaactacatatatatatttatatctatttttaaaatgtaatgcCTCTTTGACACCAAAAAaagtattatttcttttaatccATGCTAAGCTGCAACAGTACTACAAGAGTTAATTATTTAGAACAGCAGGCTGTAAAAGGAATAATCCTGTAGGAAATGTGGAGTGCATTATTTCTTTAGTGATCTCTGCTTCCATGGAAACAATTTCTCAGCACAATTCTAAACCTTGTAAAAGTAGGGCACTAGGTCTCTGTAAAGCAGCAATTAAACAACCCGAATACTTTTATCTAGGCCATTAAATACTTTGTCCAGCATCACATGTGATTACAGTGCTCACTGGGATGTTAAACCACCGGCTGCTTCCTGTGGGGATGGATGAAATCCTTATCCCTCACTTCCTTGgggggcacagcaccagcacagcacctcTGCCTCCTGTGCAGATGCTTGGGGTGCTCAGCTGTGCCACACCCCCCTTTTGGGGTGCACTGTCCTCCTCCACAGCCTCTCTTGGCCCTTCAGCCTCCCCGCCCTcatggctcagccctgcccagcacacctGGATCGGATCGGGGGAGGGAATGCGGCTGATGGAAAAGGATCTTTCCTTCAGGATGTGCCCCTGCCAACCCCTCACATTGAACACTGGGGTaccatcccagcatcccagccccagcatccctggaTCATCTCCTGCTGGAGCCTAAAGCACAGCGGCTGCAAAACAAGGAGGGAAACACCTCCCTGTCGAGGCACTCCTGCCCGGATGCGCTCCCTGGCGCAAATTCACCAAACGCGCTGCTAAGAAGAGTTTCGCTCCGAGCTCCGAACCTCTCCCGCAGTGCTGTGACAAAGCTCCCTCTGCTGGAACCCAGCTTTACTCTGGCACTCGGTCAGCGCCACCGACACGGCACAAAAACATTCCAGAGACAAGATGTTACAAATACAGACACATCGTTCTGGGTATTGCATGTGCAGCCTTTATTAGTAGACTCTTGTCTGTCATCAGGCAGAAACAGCAGAGAagcaagcaaaggaaaaagtcCTGAATGAATATCAATGGCAACAGCGTTAACTTTTCACTTGGTtatggattttgtttttttcaactGAATTGTTTTTGGCAAGGTGGTTAGTCTAAAAATAAAAGTCGGGATATTCCCTCCCCTTGCACACAAGATCTGCATCCCTgtgaggcagcactgctggtaACTGGGAGAGCAAAACATGATTCAGCCAACAAATGCCCAGAGGGATATTTGCCAGAAGTGACATCTTGGGAGGggttgtttgggtttattttgtgggcttttgttaatttcttttttcatttcctaaCCTGTTGAATTCCAGTTTTAAGTGTATCATTCTACCCTCTACTCAAGGATTTCTCATGTCCTGAGCAACAACTTGGTATGGTGTAACACTGGTCCTAAGGAAAGGAACAGCAGATTAGTCTGCACAGGTCCACTGAAACAAAGCctggatggggaaaaaaagctttttaatacaaaattttcATGCCTAAAATGTGTTTGGTAGAATGGGTATATTAGTTAAACAGGTTTTTATTTCCTGGGAAGCATGCAACTTCCAAATTCATCTCATTAACCACTCAGTGAAACTAAATGATGAAAAGTAGGTTAGTTTATTTTCTTACCCTGCCTCCTGTCAACAAAATCATTACTCAGCATCACAACTGTGCTCTTTCCAATTCCTATAGAATTCTGTGTGCTAGACTGGATCCTGATGGTACAAGCATTGTATTTTCTCCACACCACCCTGCAACAAACACTTGGAATTCTGGGGCTTTTATCTGCATAACAAAGGCTCAATCCTGCCCATGTCCTCAGAAAAATTGCTTCAAAAGTCTGGGTTCCTCAAAAATTTCCTTACATAACACCACTGTTAAACACAATAATACAACTGTGTGACTTTACCTCAGTGACCACTAAAGAGGGAAGCAGCCAGGACATTGTCATCACCACCTGGGTAATCCTGACCCATCCCTAAAGGGCTGGGAACTGTGTGGACAATGAGCAGTATCTGCTTTGTGGTGCTGTGACAAAATGTGTTCAAAAttctcctcccagcagctctaACTGGAACTGTCAGCACAGTGACACTGGGAGATTTTCCAGAAATCTGCAAAACTGCAACACAACTCCCCGtgactgaggaggaggaggaggaggaatgttcTCCCACCTGGagtgcagcccagccaggaatccaGGAATCCTTGCAACAGTGGTGGCCAGGAAGCCCCAGAGATGAGAGTTTAGAGCAAATGCAGACTGAGCCAGCAGGCCAGAGAGAGGTGGATACACCCAGTGGTAAATTACACACAGTAGTGGGGCCTCCAGCTGTGCACCAGCACATCTGAACACAGAGAGCACACAACACCCACCAGCACTTTTGAGTCCACAGCTCTTAAAAGTGCGAAAATCTCTGAATTTCAAGGGCTCACATTTTCATCTGCTCAAGTTCTGCTCCCTCCCCTTAGTGACAGAGAGATTCATGAGGCCTGATAAAAATATAACATTAACTTCCCATAAAGGAGTTCCCTCCTTGGGATGTAACTCTAtgattttaaagcttttcaaaCTCTTTATACAAACAAAAAGTTGAAACATATCAAATCTCAAAATTCCATTTATGTTATGTagaactatatatatatacacacatatatttccttaaaataaaaattgggtCCACTGTCTCCCCTCTAGATATAAACTCCAAGTCTTGCTTGAAactttcaaatatattttagacCTCTCTGTGAAACTCTGGCCAAGATAAACATGTGGAAATAGTAATACCTGTAGACAAGTCAAGTTTCCTTAGTATTTAGAAAGCAAcatttaaagcacattttttttttctaaaaagattCACAGTGATGCAGCTCATGAAACATTTCCAAGTTGCAATCAGGAAACTTCTCAATCAAGATCAATCTGTGAGTGATTTATCTAAATATATACCTGTATGAAATCCTAACTGAGGAACTGATATaaacaaatgtttttctgtTGAACTGTACATTATAGAGAAGACTCTGAATAAAAAAgtgggaattatttttcttcaaaaacacAAATCCTTTTCTGCTTGTAACACTCAGTTTGCCATCAGTCAGGAGCTCTGGTTTCCACAGGAAACAGTGGCAATTAGAAGTGGACAAACCACAATGATCTGGAGAACAACATAAAACCTCCCTGTAGAATGGAAGGTCAGAAAGAGGTAACCTGTAGTAAGACAGGAGTTATCATTTCCACTGGAAACAAGCACAGCCACTACTGAAAAGTCATGAAACTTGTCAGCCTTTTCTCCCCAATATATAAGCAGGATGGCAAAGAATATGCCAAAAAGCTACTTGACCAGCAAAATCAATGGGGAAAAGTAATAAGAAAAAGAatagtaaaaaaagaaattgggtGATGTATTTTGCTACAACTGGATGAAACTTCTTACTGGACACCAGGAAACTCTGAGCTACAAAACTCTCATTTAAGTTTTCCTTTTGTGAACTCATTCAAACTCACACTGCCTAAAGCAAAGGAACAAATCCATTCTGATTTAGAGGTGCACTTGTAGATAAAAACATTAGAGAAAATTCCCAAACTGAAAGACTTGAGAGAGGACAAGCTCTCCTTGCAGACTGGTGCACAGCATTCCTGACAGGGTGTCCCTCCCACACACCAGGCTGGTCAATCATTACCTCCATGGCACTCATCAGCATTAACATTCCTCAGGCACACAGGTCACACATCAGGAGCTTTCAAAGTGTTTTTCAACCACAACCATGAGATGACACTGGATTCTTAACAGTCACTACTAAAAGGGATAACAATTCTGAAAGAGTTGACATAAtggagaggaggggaagaaattcaaaaatgaaatcaaaattCCAAAGCCATCACACTGGCAGTTCTTGTGAATGTTCATTCTCATTTCCTTCAGCATCTTTTTCACTCTTGTATGTGGAAAGGAATAAGTTCTCTATCTGAGTCAAGAACTCTTCAGCAATGAGGCAGTTTGTTACCTTGCCCAAAGTCTTCCTCATGCACTCCAAAAGCTaggcaaaagaaaaggaaatctgttTTAAATTGTCATTTCCCCCCTCTTTTATGTGGTAAGTAttgcaaagagatttttatttacttatttagcATGAATACTACAAAAAGTGTTTATACATTATAAATTTAAAAGGAACAGGGTGATCTAAACCCAAGTCTTAAAAACCAACAGCTACATTTCAGAGCACTCTACCAACTCAAGTTTAGATTTACACTTTATAAGCAAAGATGCATTGagagggaacaaaaaaaaaatcaatgtgtgCAATTACTGTGtgcaagttttctttttatgtcTTTTGCTTTGGGCAGAGTTTGTGTCTTGTTTGTGCCATAATGGTACAGCTGCCACTAGTCAGGGCTCCAGAGCAGTGACTACACTGGAAAATTAAAGTTCCTATTATCCATGACAAACATGGCAAGGCATTATTTTACTGATGGAACAAAGGACCAGGAAGGCCAAATCTGCTCCTGAGACGTGCAGGCCTTGACACTGAAAGCACACAAAATGCTGAGAGAGACCTGAGTAATTAATTGCCATTAATTCCTCTCCAAACTGAGGGTCAAACTTGGTGCCTGCACATAACCATCCCCACCTCTCTGAGAGGAGGATCtttattttcactgtgttttaAGTAAATAAGCTGTGCCACAAAAAGAATTTATTATCATTAATTTACATCTCTGATTTGTAAAAGTGTAACTCCAGCTGACTTCTGACATGAAACagatttggattttaaaaaacatctaCCATAAAAAAGTTAAGAGAAGAAAACTTACTTTCTGCAAACAAGTCAGGTCAGAATCTCTATGAAAAATTTTATCCATGGGGACGCTGctgtgggaagaaaaacaaacaggagtGCTGGAGAAAGCAGCCATGGGTCTTGACTGAAACGTAACAATAAATGTACAAAAATTCCAATCTGGCTGTTTGTAACAGAAGTGGACACAAACCTGTGgcaaaatctgtatttctcaATTATCCACCTTGTTTTTTCAAATACTAATTCCCACTGAGGCTCCTCCAACATCTGCTCCATTTCAAATTTGTAGGGCAGGCCTGCAACCAATTGAAGATCATTATTCAGTGTTTCTGCTACACTGCACTGTTTCTTTGCCTGTTCAGTTTAGGTGcaatcccttccctccccataACTGTTCCTCATTTATTACTGCCTGCAGAAGCCTGTAGCTCTGTTACTTGACAACATTCAGGAGGTTAAAGGATGATGTGTTTTGGATTCCAAATTTAATTCTGGTGGGAGTAGGAACAAatctgttctgctccctgcccttgccAATTCCCATTCCATAATGAAGGACAGAAATCTACAGCAAatccagaaatgaaaaaaacgAATCGAGTGTTTCTAACTTAGCTGCACTGTTGTAGTGTAAGAGTTATATggttattaaattaataaaaaaggtTTAGTTTTTCAGTATGAATGGGTTGATGGTAAAGTGCTGACTATTGTTCTcaatttcaaaggaaatttgTTCAGAATTGAAGAAATTCTTCTAGTTTACTGCAGGTGGGGGAAGAGaattctagaaaatattttaaaagaatcatCTAAAACTTATTTGCCTAACACAGTTAGTTTACCAATAATCAGGGAGCAAGAAAGAGACTGTACATTTCAGTGAATCATTTCCAAAGAGCCAGAGGAGATGGCATTTTGTAAAACCTTGATTTCAGGAGCTGaacagaaatctgaaatcctCTGACAGAAAATGCTCATGACTACAAAAATGTCTAATTCTCAGGGCAATAGAGTTTGTCAGTATTTTAACTCCCCCTAAAAAGGGTGGGATGTGTGGGAGAAGAGGATGAAATGCAGGAGTCTGAGGGTGGCAAACAGGAACTGGGGCACAGATGTGGccactgctgcccctgccccaggacTGCAGTGGGGCTCCCTTGTCAGCTTCcactggaaaaaacagaaaaaactgtGGGCTCACAAGGCCAAGAGAACTGGAAACCTTGGAGTGTGGATGCAAAAACCAGGACTTTATAAAtagagggaggaagagagagaacaGGAAGGTACCAGAACCATCTACTGTTATCAGGGGAATTTTCATCAAATCCATGTCAAGAAAAGAGCAGAA is part of the Zonotrichia leucophrys gambelii isolate GWCS_2022_RI chromosome 8, RI_Zleu_2.0, whole genome shotgun sequence genome and encodes:
- the TACSTD2 gene encoding tumor-associated calcium signal transducer 2: MEPLFGVVLGLLLAVASPAHDSCTCATNKWAVCAQDGPGNCTCRLAGSHHPVDCSTLTSKCFLMKAEMIPLKEKRLWRPPQAVSDSDGMYDPECEDSGVFKARQCNRSSSCWCVNTAGVRRSERGGSSLSCSELVRTRWIYIELTHKRSSSAFALPAVAKALTQLFESRYKLHPKYIAAIKYEPPLIQIRLEQNKKPRWDVDIADAAYYFEKDVNNDSVFPSNSKLTVSVNGDALAIEKLGIYYVDEKPPEFSMRQLAAGIGAVVTVVLLTAGIGLAVLLILRWLRTRTYKKFECKEMREIKAPSSELP